From the Manihot esculenta cultivar AM560-2 chromosome 14, M.esculenta_v8, whole genome shotgun sequence genome, the window ATAGAGTGTAACGGTATTTAACGATTTGGTTTAATCTGACCTTACTGTCTAATTAGGGACTTTTTGaacaaaaaaatttactaaaaacTTATATGACGATTATGAAATTTATCAGGTGCTCAAAATGGCATTTTACCTAAAATATATTACTTTTTAACTatagtaattatattttatgaattCATGCGAAATTCCACTTCCTAATCCCCGTGTTCACAGGATTTACATTCCCATTAACACCATTTAAGTTTGGTGCTCTACTCTATAAACCTGTCATCAAATGCAGACATAGCTTTCCTATATGCTATGGGACATATGGACTGAGTATACAAGAAAAGCCATTTTTTTCTTATTCCAGTTTGGGCCCGATAGAAAAGAAATCCATGCACAGTCATATGAAAAGCGAGGCAAATAATCTAGAAATGGGCCTATAAAATGCTTCGGCTCACAATATTAGGCATCAAATTAATGCCCCATTCCTATGCACTCTCTTGGTCTATGAATTACCCACAACAACTACTACATCCATACTCACCAATattcatttaataattttcaaaaattctaCATGTTGTACATGTTTGAGATTGCTGACTCACAATACTTAACTTCGCTACTACAAATTAATgaataatacttttatttatattactcatttcatataaaaaataaatcaaattatgataattttattttttttaaataatttataaatataaatatacaatGGTGTATACAGTGATTATATGATATTGAATATCTAAATCATATACTTTGTATTTAttgtatgaatttttttaataatagcaTAGATAGTTCAGAATCCCACATTGAATATAGAATGTGTATGAGCAAAACTCATAtagaatcaataattttattaaaattattatggtTTTGAAAATAATTCAGTTCTATTTTTGAGTCTAATTCTTTTGAAGCATACTCTAGATTAATCTTTCGAGATTTTATATTGATTGTGAAATATATAATCATATAGAATCAATGACTTTATTAAAATGATTGATTTTGACGACGgtctaattttatatttaaatttaatatatgtattttatatcgaataaaataataataataattttatataggtatagtgctttttttttttatttctaattccTAATATGAAATAACCAAATGTCTTCTTTTTCGCCTTAGCAAGACCCTTCTGACTTGCAATGTACGAACTAATATACTGGAGGATATgagaaattattataattaactaaggctgaaaatgatagaagaaataaaatagaatCGGTCAAAATTTGGTAACTGATGGATACTCAAATCACGCGTCAGAATGGGCATGCAAACTACAGTCCAACTTAGTTTTATtgtgaaataaaaatacatttccttttttttatattatattatgattaatatgctttttatttctttattttaaaaattaaaaaaattaagaaaaataggtaaataaaaaaatttctaagaGAGAGAGATAAAAGGAGCATGCGAATATGTTGTTTTAGGAGAAAGAGCATTGATTCTCATAGATTTTAGCTACAGAAAAAAAGAATGGTGTATGCACTCACTTCCAATAATTCTAGGCATTATAGAAAAAAAGAAATGTGGTGCAAAATGACTTGGATAATAAAATGACACTTGGTGTATTCCTAGCAGCCaataaattaacaataattggtgatggttttgatttgattcaatatGTTGGGTGTCAATTATAGTGGAATGTGGCTTAAGAGATTATCATTAAATTTAAGAACCATGGATGCCCACTCACAATCAAACCATCATTATTTGTCACTAATTCTTTACTGATTTTTATCTTCTTTACTCATTATAGATTGACATGACACAGTTTTTTTTGGTTTCCCAGATAATACTCGACTTCACAATTCctttagaaaaaattttaacctaACAATTGGCTATAGTGTCCgactaattcaaaatttcaatCACATTAAGTTTGGTGGTATAATATAAGAATATCTTTAATGAAATcaagtttaatttattatttttagtctaACTTAATTTGatttagtaataaaaaatatataattcatttaatagaattaaatttaaatcatcaACCTTCATCCATTATGCTTTGGTGGATGTGGGGTGAGGGCAGGGGAAGGTTAAGTAGCTCGCAAAAATAATTAAGGTTGTTAATTACGGCCTtcgtaattaattaattacttgccaaactttttttttaaggagTACTTACCGAAGCTTGATAATTAAACAAAAGGCAGGTCCAAAAGATACTTAATTTAATTGTTGACTTGGATTAAGttttgtaattaattaaattaaattgatatgaCATGTGAATGAGATATTAATGAATGTAATgtttcttaaatatttattttcgtATTAATTATAACATTCgtacaatttttatttatcatttaaaattttaatataatgattaaaaaatatttaaatattataaattataataaaataacacttaatttaattataaattacttttcATCTCACTTAATTATTcctatcttaattttttttttcatttacttATCAATAAAAcagtaaaataaataagagagaaaaaaagtaaataatgataTAAGTGTTAAGAAAttgattataaatattattattgtatttagtagagataaaaataaaattgaaaaaacaaattaatactcattaactttttttaaagcagaaagataattttaaataaatcaaaagttaaaaaaaattattggtaAAGGTGAAAGAACATAATTCCTTTGACACACTTTAGCATGTTATCTTAATTCTTAACTAATACTCTTAAAATATTGCTCACTGGCAGCCTTACTCCTCGGATCAGTTAAATTCAAAGCTTTGCATATCAACCTTCACACTCTGTTTATTCAGTTTTTATAAttaaccctcatcacataactAAGACTTTTTCTTGAAGATAGAATATATAATTtccttatttatatatatatatatatatatatatatatatattgagaaTTATTATTCATGGAAGATATATGGGAATGAGAATTGAAAACTGGAAGCAGTCTTTTAACGCTGGTGGCGGTGAATGGAAAATGATATGTGGTCTGGGTCCTCCGGgaggtttttttttctttctttgaccATATAATAAATTTGCAATTTAAAGATTTAATGGTATAATTACAGAAGAGAGCGACATTTAAgaactaaaaacataaaatacaaaactcaataagatataaaaattaaaataaaataaaatcaaaataataaaatcgaaCCGATAATAACACGCAGAGTTAAACTAtagaaattcaagaaaaaattataaacagACAGCCAAAATGATTCAAATTCTAAACAGAAATCGAGGCAAACAAATGAAACCCTCGATCGAGGGTGCGCCTTTTATCTCCCTCTATCTTTCTGTCTTCCTTCCTTATGAGCTTTGATTTTTAGGAGGTTTACTTAGTACAAGCTTGTATATAGTTGCAGGAGTGACTCAGTCAGCTGGTCCAAATTCCAAGTGCGAGAGGTCCCCTCCGCAATAGTTTTGGCATGCTAACAATGCATTCAAAAGCAAAAAGTGTTCActccttttttgttttttccgtTTACCCCACCTCCtgatttgaaattaatttgaaCAAGTCTAGTTGTATAGTTaagctaaataaattaaatcaatactATCAATGCAGCAAACcttttacatataaatttatcaatatttatttttttaacattacaataactaaacattaaaaataaaaaaaatatttgttgaataaaatattttttatatataaattattttatgtaaataaattaaaaaaaatgattaaattacAGTGAAGTggattgatttaatttgataagaTATAGATATAATAATGTCATTcaaaaggaggaggagaagaaaatAGGGTAGCTAGTCGCTGGGAGGTGGTGGGTTAGTGGGAGTGGGAGTGGCTGGGTGGTTAAGCTGTGTTGATGGTTACAGTTTTTCAAAGGTAGTGAGTGGGAAGGCTGCTACTTCTTCACGCAATTAGCCCACTCTTTGCATTCACACCTCCCTACCGTAATCCTTCCTAATTTTCATTCTCCATGCTAACTTCCTATTTGCCCCCTCACTCTCACTTTTTTTTACCCAAAATGCCCTTTTCTTATCAAGTGATTTGAATAATCTTTACTCGTATATGTACACCATCTCCAAAGCAGAAAAAAGCATAACAGTGGAGCTTGGAAAATCATGCACTTGTTTTGGAGGCTTTCTGTATTGGGGaaggttttttttttgataaataattcaaaattttatcattaattagCTATTAGATACCAGGTACTTGCAATTGCTAAAAATGTCaaaacaaaattcaaaagaagatcCTACAAAACTCAAACAAATTAAGGCTCATCTACTTAACCAATTAGAATATTATAATCCAAATGTACACTTAAAATCGTATttctataattatatttttattttttaattgctaTTAAAGTAAATTATACTGCTAGCCTCATTTAACTGAAATaacttagataaaaaaaaattaaaattacaaaaaaattaattacatcAAGATCATCTTCATAATATAATTAAGATCATGACAAAAAGATGAGAAAGACAAAAATAGCGATCATACTAGACTTTTGATCCCATGATTTCCCATGTAATAAAAACAATATtatatattgataaataatGATCAGCTCACCTCTTCCGCAACCAATAATATAAAACCTAattcttataaaaataaaataaaatattatatctgtagaccataaaaaatataaaaataaaaaggcctTCTTGGTAATTTGACGACTCTTGTAACATTTCAACCATTAATAGCCAATTCACACGTCGCCTTGTCGTTGAACCCAACTTCCTCCCGTCTCAAACTTCCAAATTCAAAGACCTATTTCTATCTCAACTATGACTCTACAAATACCCATATATAAATACATGTATGTTTAACTCAAATACGCACTCCACCGATTTCTAGCTATTTTCAGGTTTCTATATTACCTCTCTGTTCCATCTCACCCAAAAACCCACCTCTCTTTTCTATCTCATATACAAAGATATGGCTTCGATTTACAGAAAGCAAACCATCAAGGTCTCAATATCCATAATCGATGCAGTGCCGTTGTACTTTGCCATATTCATACTAGGCCTAATATTGTTGGCGTCTATTAGAGAGAGTTCTTCCACGAGTGAGCCTGTTAAAGGGAACCTGCTTCTGGGCCGACCTTGCGATGAAATATACGTCGTTGGAGAAGGGGAGACCCTGCACACCATCAGCGACAAGTGTGGCGACCCGTTTATCGTTGAGCATAACCCGCATATACATGACCCAGATGATGTTTTCCCCGGACTTGTGATCAAGATCACTCCTTCCAAGCCGAGGAAGTTGTCGAGGTAGTTTACGGAACAGAACTGGATATGCTCGGTTCATGTATATATACATCGGACACCAAAGATAAAAACTTTGCCATGGttagttagagtggacatgttcTTCCTTAAGATGGATAGGCCGTTTTAAGTTTTCGTCTGGGATATATTTAGGTTACTGTTTGATCAGAGAAGTTGAGGTCTTTAATTTTGTTTTGTAATTACTTTAGTTTCTTGTGGGATACTTACCTCTACCAGTTTGTAGAGGAAGGAGAATAAATATCCCCTAGAGAATCTCAACTCTTTTTCAGTTGCTTGAACTTTTCCTTATTTTGGGGTTTTAGCCATACATGTGTTTATGCTATAGTTCGTACATGATTTTTTGGTCTTTCGTCCAAACATAAAAAGTCACAAAGTCTCAAAAGATGCAGAATTCCTGTTTCATGAAGCTTGTCTTGTTCCTCAGCATTAAAGCTTTTGGAATTAAGtgaaagtttaatttattttatagtttGCTTCTTATTCTCTGTTTTGAGCTTATACAATGCTTTtcttataacaaaaaaaaaaaaaaaagagccaaatttctataattaatttgatatggattttttttttcattatgacATTGTAGTATTTAGGATTCTGAAACAAGAAGGAAAAGTGAGATAATTAATCACAAACAAAAAATAATGCAGGCAGTTGCAGTTTAGAAAGAACAGAAACTGTATAACTTGTCTAGTTCAACTGTTGCAGTGGTGATGAAAACTAGAGCTTGTTGTAAATGATTTGGACTTTCATGTCTTTGCATTTACGGTTCTTAAATGCACCtccaattaaatattatattaggttttcttccttttataattgtttattaaaaaaattaagataactAATTTAATACTCCATCCCCTGTAgtcatttcaataaattttcaacttttaatttaattttacaaaaataaattattttattttccttcgtTATATAGCAATGCTTGAACTTAAATATTTATTCGtgttcaaattcaataaaatttcaattataattcTTTCTAGTGGATGttctaaaaaattaatctaattaaggGTATTAGTAGGAAATGTGATGGTTagttaaaagaaattttaaatcaGATAGAGTTGGTTCAGAAATTGAATTTCTACGGTGGCCAAGCCAATCCATGGGATGGTGGTGGTGGCCGGACGGCATATCCCTTTTCACTTATCCAATTAAGCAACGGTGTAGAGTCTCATCAGAGAAAAGACACTACCACGTATGTAGGGTCTTCCGTCTTCCTCCCCATTTGGGATTAAAGCTTGCATTCATTATACATCACAACcataataagaaaaatatattatgacTGCACAAAGATACCCTCATTAttgagaaaaatattatttcctgCAATAAttgtttttagatttttttataaatataaatatccattttgaattcaaattaaattatatttacattTATCAATTCAAAAAAGTGTTAAAACATTTATGTTAGTAGCAGTTTATATATTTTGACtattattatttgttaatatttttaatataaattaaattataaattttaagtgtggaagtgaaaaatcaataaaagcatgtattttttatactttaaccatttaataaattttctattaaatgatttattaattGCTAATGCTAATTAATACTCCTTTAATATAATACAATTTAGTAAACTTGAAgtgtgaataatttaattttaagtgaaTTAAAATTATCACGTGCGTAAAATtgatctaattttttaattaaaggagTGAAATGATGATAAACTAAGATGCATATAAAATGTgagaatcaaaataataaaacacagaacattaaatttacttttatttttacataatttagaaaaatataattgataaaGATAAAAGTgataacatttttttaatataaattaatttatattatttcatttaaaaattaatattttttaaagccATCTTAATAAAAAGACAATTTCTAAAGGTTGACACAAGGGACATGAACATTGGAATTAATTAATGTAATGGAGGATAGGTTGCTGTTGACCCGTATCATCACAAGAAATCAAGAATCGTTAAATGGTGAAGGGCAGCCTTTCACATCCATCCACGTGTTATACAGTGTCATATGAATAACTAGGTATGGTATCATCTGTAACTCACCTGCCTCATCATTTCAATTGGTCCATGTTTCTCAAATCCTAACAACGAATCTTTATAGAatatgatataaaataaaataaattatttaaataatgttATATCTTACTAGAAAATATCAtgaatttcaatataaaatataatttattaaattttaactgattgaagatataaaataattgataaatcCTGGTGTAGTTAAGAACTTTTCGTAGTCAAGTCATTGGAGATTAGTCATTGTTGAAATATGGGCCGGAGAATATGGATCAACAATATAAATGGGTCTTCTCTTACAATTTCATTGGTTCACTGTTGTGGCCTGTAGTAAAGATTTTCATATTAGGATTgcattctatttaaaaaattaatttaaaattttctaaatataattaAGATTTAAGATTTAAGAATGAAGAAGAAGGGTctgattaatttattattatagttGCTTTTTCCAGGCAAATTTACGTTATTTTCACACATCATGCATGCGTTTGAAGTTGAAGGAAACTGGATCTTTATATGTAAATTTATGTTGTTGAACTAAAAAGAATAATATGCATCTTTTTCATGGCATAGTGGACATCTTTGCACCCAAAGAAATCACAGCCACTTAGATCACGAGCTTCTTTCGAGTATATTTAAGGCAACTTTGTAGTTGGATTTGTAATAGATTTAGGATTTGTATTAAGGTTGGAGGCATGGGTTTGCTTTCTTGGAAATTTATTAGAATCCTTCTTTctgggattttcttgtttcatGGCTTTTGTCACCCTCTTCCACAGATAGGTATGGATTTGTCTTGATATttgctttctctctctctcctcgcTCTCTTACACTTGTTTTTTGTGTCTATATATCTTTTGCAGCTTCAGAATTACATTACACATTTGTTCACGAAGCAACCTCCGCACCAGCAGTGTTGTACTATGACTACATCATCGTCGGTGGTGGAACTTCAGGGTGTCCATTAGCTGCAACTCTCTCTGAGAATGCAACTGTTCTAGTCCTTGAAAGAGGAGGCTCCCCCTATGGCAATACTAACATAACCAACATCGGAAACTTCGTTGCCTCAATTTCTGACACGTCTCCCAATTCCCCTTCCCAATCCTTTATCTCCGAGGATGGAGTATACAACACTCGTGCGCGTGTTCTTGGCGGTGGAAGCTCCCTGAACGCCGGATTTTATACTCACGCCAGCGCTGATTTTGTGAAGGAATCTGGATGGAGTGAAAAATTGGCTAATGCGTCTTATGAATGGATTGAGAAGAAGGTTGTGTTTGAGCCAACAATGTTACAATGGCAATCAGCAGTGAGGAATGGGTTGATAGAAGCAGGAGTATCTCCTTATAATGGTTTTACTTATGATCATGTTTCTGGAACTAAAATTGGAGGCTCAATCTTTGATGCGGATGGTCACAGGCACACTGCTGCTGATCTGCTGGAGTATGCTAAGCCAAGAAATATTCTGGTCTACTTGCACGCCACTGTGCTCAAGATCTTGTTTACAGGAAAAGGTAAAACACATGCTCACAATCTTAGCAAATCTATATTCCAATAACTCCTAATTGCGAATACAGGGAGACCATGGGCAAGACCAAGAGCTTATGGGGTGACCTTTGAAGATGATTCGGGGACAAGGCACACGGCATTCTTGAATAGGAACTTATGGAGCGAGATAATCTTGTCGGCTGGAGCAATAGGAAGCCCACAACTGCTAATGCTAAGTGGTATTGGACCTGCTTATCATCTTCGAGCCCATGGCATTCCTGTTGTGCTCGACCATCCCATGGTGGGCCAAGGAATGGCTGATAACCCAATGAATCTTCTGTTTGTTCCCTCCCCTGTCCCTGTTGAGGTCTCTCTCATTCAAGTTGTGGGCATCACTCAATTTGGTAGCTTCATCGAAACAGCCAGTGGTTTGACATTTGCTTACTCTTGGGCTCAAGGATTCGTTAGGGATTATGAATTGTCCTTAAATAAGGTATTTACTCACCCACCAAAAACACTACTGGTGTTTGAAATTGGTCCTTGGAGAAATTTTGGCCCACAAACTCATGCGTCGTTACTAAGTAATTTAATTGCGTTTAATgtgtttgataattttattaaactaaCAAATGGCGTGATTTATGACATATTTAGACAGGCCAACAATCCATACTGACTCCAGAAGCTATGGCAAGAGCTGTTGAAACCGTGAATTCCCTTGTGAACGCAACATTAAAAGGCGGAATTATTCTAGAGAAGGTGACGGGTCCACGTTCCACAGGCGATCTGAAGCTCAGGACCACAAATCCAAACGACAACCCATCAGTGAAATTCAACTACTTCAAAGACCCAGAAGATTTGAAGAAGTGTGTACAAGGCATGAAAACcattatcaatataataaacACAAAGGCATTTTCAAAATTTCGATACAAACATGTACCAGTGCAAGCTCTGATTAGCTTAATGGCAAACCTACCAGTGAACTTGAGACCACGGCATTCTACTACAACAATTTCCTTGGAACAATTTTGCATAGACACAGTGATGACCATATGGCATTATCACGGAGGTTGCCAAGTTGGGAAGGTTATTGATCGAAAGTACAGAGTTCGTGGGGTTGATGGACTAAGGGTTATTGATAGCTCTACTTTTCTTGGCTCGCCTGGGACTAATCCTCAAGCTACCGTTATGATGCTGGGAAGGTAATCCATTAATATATCATCTTTATACAGAAGAGGCTAAAAGAAAAGACGTGctcatataaattattaattttcagtATACTTAATTTATAAAGTGGTGATGCAGATACATGGGGAGGATGATGATGCGTGAGAGAATTACTAAGTGGAAGGCTTATTGAGCATCATTGTGAGTCGATGTTAAGTTGTATATAGTATCGGAATACAGTGAATTTAATTACTTCAATTTTTGTAGTAAGTTTGCTTTTCTGTTATTTGGTAGAGAAAGCTGCCAAAATTTAATACATTTCAATATAGCATTGTTCAAGTTATTTTTACAACTAAAGCCCCTTCAATTTTAGGCttctattatattaaattataattaactttTAACTTGAATTTTATATAACCTTGATTTTATAtgagaaataatttaataataaaatctttagatgaaaaaaattatttaaaaatagtataattcatatttagtttGTTATGTGACAAGGGGacctaaactaattttatactattttgaTGCAGTACTTTTTCTCTCTTCAGCtatttccttcttttctttattaatttcataatgTTTTAGTGCTAGACCCTTTCTTTTtctccaaaaagaaaaaaattaaaggagatttactttaaaaaatttattaatttatttttattttaaaattattcagtgAAAacgttaatttattttgtaaattaaattatttaatttttttatcaaataaaattatcaatcaACTTATTTTAAGGTTAATaacatgaataattaaaattataaagaaaaaataatatatataataaaattatatgaactaaatactattattatttaaaataattattttttttataaaaaaataaaatacattttaattgaataattttaaaataaaaaatagctaataaatttttaaaaaatataggatCTCCCTTCTTTAAATTATATCAACTAGAATTTAGAAAGCAGGCGGCTCCATCAGATGAGGCTAACTGATAGATATGGATGGGTTTCGTTCGCTTGCAAATGGAAGCTTTTCATATTTCCTTTACTATAAGGATGACGAAGCCCATACATAAACTTTTAACTAGAATTCAATAACGCAATTtcttcaagtaaataaataaagaaaagaaatttaataacGACAATGTGATACATTTTCTACAAAATGAAACAGATTCACACATTTATAAAGTGGATAATCGTATTTAATCGGTTTAAGTATAACTAATTTGTATATGAAATATGACAAATGtggatattatataaataaattcagaaCCGTTAGAAAGGTGTTCAATTGAAAAACAATGTGAATTTAAATTTGTAGTTTAACAAAAAGTCACAAACTATCAGAGTTTCAGTTTTAGCTGATTTGTCTCTCGCAAATTTGTGAAGCTCAATGCAACAATGGAAGAAGCTTTCACAGCAGAATTCAAATGTGCATTAGTACAAATCTTAGAAGTATCATGTTCTACCCCAATTCCCCCATCCTCTtgtaattttgttaaaaaagcA encodes:
- the LOC110600439 gene encoding protein HOTHEAD, which gives rise to MGLLSWKFIRILLSGIFLFHGFSSELHYTFVHEATSAPAVLYYDYIIVGGGTSGCPLAATLSENATVLVLERGGSPYGNTNITNIGNFVASISDTSPNSPSQSFISEDGVYNTRARVLGGGSSLNAGFYTHASADFVKESGWSEKLANASYEWIEKKVVFEPTMLQWQSAVRNGLIEAGVSPYNGFTYDHVSGTKIGGSIFDADGHRHTAADLLEYAKPRNILVYLHATVLKILFTGKGRPWARPRAYGVTFEDDSGTRHTAFLNRNLWSEIILSAGAIGSPQLLMLSGIGPAYHLRAHGIPVVLDHPMVGQGMADNPMNLLFVPSPVPVEVSLIQVVGITQFGSFIETASGLTFAYSWAQGFVRDYELSLNKTGQQSILTPEAMARAVETVNSLVNATLKGGIILEKVTGPRSTGDLKLRTTNPNDNPSVKFNYFKDPEDLKKCVQGMKTIINIINTKAFSKFRYKHVPVQALISLMANLPVNLRPRHSTTTISLEQFCIDTVMTIWHYHGGCQVGKVIDRKYRVRGVDGLRVIDSSTFLGSPGTNPQATVMMLGRYMGRMMMRERITKWKAY
- the LOC110599780 gene encoding uncharacterized protein LOC110599780; its protein translation is MASIYRKQTIKVSISIIDAVPLYFAIFILGLILLASIRESSSTSEPVKGNLLLGRPCDEIYVVGEGETLHTISDKCGDPFIVEHNPHIHDPDDVFPGLVIKITPSKPRKLSSIKAFGIK